One region of Sulfuriroseicoccus oceanibius genomic DNA includes:
- a CDS encoding segregation and condensation protein A, whose product MEEPSYKVKLDIFEGPLDLLLYLIKRDEVDIYDIPIEHITHQYLDYMQAFKMLDIDLASEFMLMAANLMYIKSRTLLPKAVQPPEEDGEEEDPRWELIRQLVEYKKFKDAAGFLSIKELEQSQYFAAYPEPAKNPTPADPHDQQVEVNIFDLIRAFKKVLRRFEEEHTLGEIHDEPFTVGDKIDYLLDIMAEGESTPFVELFSQAASRSEVIVTFLAVLELMKMNQFRISQPELLGDIVVTRRKID is encoded by the coding sequence GTGGAAGAACCGTCCTACAAAGTCAAACTCGACATCTTCGAAGGCCCGCTTGATCTGCTGCTCTATCTGATCAAGCGGGACGAAGTGGACATCTACGACATCCCCATCGAGCACATCACGCACCAGTACCTCGACTACATGCAGGCGTTCAAGATGCTCGACATCGATCTGGCCTCGGAGTTCATGCTGATGGCTGCCAACTTGATGTATATCAAAAGCCGCACGCTTTTGCCCAAGGCGGTGCAGCCGCCGGAGGAAGATGGCGAAGAGGAAGACCCACGCTGGGAGCTCATCCGCCAATTGGTGGAGTACAAGAAGTTCAAAGACGCCGCGGGCTTCCTCTCGATCAAGGAACTCGAGCAGTCCCAGTACTTCGCCGCCTACCCCGAGCCCGCCAAGAACCCGACACCCGCAGACCCGCACGACCAGCAGGTCGAGGTGAATATTTTCGACCTCATCCGTGCGTTCAAAAAGGTACTGAGGCGCTTCGAAGAAGAACACACGCTCGGCGAGATCCACGACGAACCCTTCACCGTCGGTGACAAAATCGACTACCTGCTAGACATCATGGCCGAGGGTGAGTCGACCCCGTTCGTCGAGCTGTTCTCCCAAGCCGCCAGTCGCAGCGAGGTGATCGTTACCTTTCTCGCGGTGCTTGAGCTGATGAAGATGAACCAATTCCGCATCAGCCAGCCCGAGTTGCTCGGTGACATTGTGGTCACCCGCCGCAAGATCGACTAA
- the folD gene encoding bifunctional methylenetetrahydrofolate dehydrogenase/methenyltetrahydrofolate cyclohydrolase FolD: MSAPTLIDGKKTAESVLAECEAEIADLKSKGVTPGLAVVLVGADPASTFYVRSKSKMCEKLGIHSVKLELPAETTQDELLKVIDDLNNDPAVHGILVQSPPPAHIDEAAIIAEIDPAKDVDGFHPVNVAKLALEDASGFVPCTPAGCQRLLTEYGIETEGANVVVLGRSMIVGKPMALLMMAKGKGANSTVTVAHSRTKDLEAVTREADILIAAIGKPEFVKAGGVKDGAVVIDVGINRVDDASQKKGYRIVGDVAFDEVAPKCKAITPVPGGVGPMTIAMLMANTVKACKQITGN; encoded by the coding sequence ATGAGTGCACCCACATTGATCGACGGAAAAAAGACGGCGGAATCAGTTCTCGCCGAATGCGAAGCAGAAATTGCAGACCTTAAATCCAAGGGCGTGACCCCTGGCTTGGCGGTCGTCTTGGTGGGTGCCGATCCGGCATCGACATTCTACGTCCGCTCGAAGAGCAAAATGTGCGAAAAGCTCGGCATCCACTCGGTGAAGCTCGAGCTCCCGGCCGAGACCACTCAGGATGAGTTGCTCAAGGTCATCGACGACCTCAATAACGACCCAGCGGTGCATGGAATCCTTGTCCAGTCGCCTCCACCGGCACACATCGATGAAGCGGCAATCATCGCGGAAATCGATCCAGCCAAGGACGTCGATGGCTTCCACCCGGTGAACGTGGCCAAGCTCGCGTTGGAAGATGCGTCTGGCTTTGTGCCGTGCACGCCTGCTGGATGCCAGCGCTTGCTCACCGAATACGGGATCGAGACCGAAGGTGCGAATGTGGTCGTGCTCGGCCGCAGCATGATCGTCGGCAAGCCTATGGCATTGTTGATGATGGCGAAAGGCAAGGGCGCGAACTCGACGGTGACCGTCGCTCACTCGCGCACCAAGGACCTCGAGGCCGTGACCCGTGAAGCAGACATTTTGATCGCCGCGATCGGTAAGCCTGAGTTCGTCAAAGCTGGCGGTGTGAAGGACGGCGCGGTCGTCATCGACGTCGGCATCAACCGCGTCGACGATGCATCGCAGAAGAAGGGCTACCGCATCGTCGGTGATGTCGCGTTCGACGAGGTCGCGCCGAAGTGCAAAGCGATCACCCCAGTGCCAGGCGGCGTCGGCCCGATGACGATCGCCATGCTCATGGCCAACACGGTCAAAGCCTGCAAGCAGATCACCGGCAACTAA